Proteins co-encoded in one Columba livia isolate bColLiv1 breed racing homer chromosome 14, bColLiv1.pat.W.v2, whole genome shotgun sequence genomic window:
- the CNOT8 gene encoding CCR4-NOT transcription complex subunit 8 codes for MPAALAENSQVICEVWANNLEEEMRKIREIVLSYSYIAMDTEFPGVVVRPIGEFRSSIDYQYQLLRCNVDLLKIIQLGLTFTNEKGEYPSGINTWQFNFKFNLTEDMYSQDSIDLLASSGLQFQKHEEEGIDTLHFAELLMTSGVVLSDSVKWLSFHSGYDFGYMVKLLTDSRLPEEEHEFFHILNLFFPSIYDVKYLMKSCKNLKGGLQEVADQLDLQRIGRQHQAGSDSLLTGMAFFRMKELFFEDTIDDAKYCGRLYGLGTGVAQKQNEDVDSAQEKMSILAIINNMQP; via the exons ATGCCAGCAGCGCTTGCGGAGAACAGCCAGGTGATCTGTGAAGTGTGGGCCAACAATCTGGAAGAAGAGATGAGGAAGATTCGAGAGATTGTTCTAAGTTACAGCTACATCGCGATG GACACGGAGTTTCCTGGAGTTGTTGTAAGACCGATTGGTGAATTCCGCAGCTCCATAGACTATCAGTATCAGCTCCTTCGGTGTAATGTTGACCTTCTGAAAATTATCCAGCTGGGCTTGACTTTCacaaatgaaaaaggagaatATCCCTCTGGCATCAACACCTGGCAGTTCAACTTTAAATTCAACCTTAC GGAGGACATGTACTCTCAGGACTCCATAGACCTCCTCGCCAGCTCTGGGCTGCAGTTCCAGAAGCATGAAGAAGAAGGGATCGATACTCTGCATTTTGCTGAGTTGCTCATGACATCTGGGGTCGTCCTTAGTGACAGCGTGAAGTGGCTGTCCTTCCACAG tggttACGACTTTGGCTACATGGTGAAATTGTTGACAGATTCCAGGTTACCGGAAGAGGAACATGAATTTTTCCATATCTTGAACCTTTTCTTCCCATCTATCTATGATGTAAAGTACTTAATGAAGAGCTGCAAAAACCTCAAG GGCGGCCTTCAAGAAGTGGCTGATCAGCTGGATTTGCAGCGAATTGGACGACAACACCAGGCAGGATCGGACTCTCTTCTCACCGGAATGGCATTCTTCAGAATGAAGGAG tTGTTTTTTGAGGATACAATTGATGATGCAAAGTATTGCGGGCGGCTGTATGGCCTCGGCACCGGAGTGgctcagaaacaaaatgaagatgTGGACTCGGCCCAAGAGAAAATGAGCATTTTGGCTATTATCAACAACATGCAGCCGTGA